In Desulfotignum phosphitoxidans DSM 13687, the genomic stretch ATCACATGTTCCGGAGAAAAAAAAATTATCACACCCTGACATGAACTGCACACAAAAAATGCGCTTCAACCACTTTTTTTCAGCAGCATCAAAGGCCGTGTTTTCAAAATTTTTCCGGCGGCTGCCACAGCCGTGGCCATGCAGATCAACGTGGTCAGTATCAGAATGCCCAGCAGATACCCCATGTCCAGGGCCCAGAGGCTGTCAAAAAAATACCAGGCAATGGCCCGGGAAAACCCGGCACTGAGTATCACGGCCACCAGGGCCGCAGCAAAGCCCAGGCTGCCGAATTCCAGAAGACTGATGCGCCGGATGTCGCCGAATCCGGTCCCCAGCACCTTGAGCAGGTTGGTCTGGGCGGCCTGGCGCCGGGCCTGGTGCCGGGCAATGGAAAAAATGGATACCAGGCCGGCGGCAATGGCCAGCCAGGCCATGAACCGCACGGAAATGGACAGCCGGTCCGCAATAAAGGTCAATGTGGTGATCATCTGGGTGACATCAATGATGGAAATATTGGGAAAGGCCTGTACAATTTTGTTTTTCAAACCAGGCCGCTGATCCGGCGGCACCTGGGCCACGGCTCCCAGCCAGGTTTTGGGCGCATTGTTCAGAACCCCGTTCTGGAACAATAAAAAGAAATTGGGCTGAAAACTGTTCCACCGGACCTTGCGGATATTGTGAATCCGGCCTTCCAGCACCATGCCCTGGATGTCGAACCGCATGGTATCGCCGATCACCAGATCATGATCATCGGCAAAGGAGCGGGCCACGGAAATTTCAAACAAAGTTTGTGATCCGAACTTCCAGGGGTCTGATGACAGCGGCGGTCCCTGCACAATGGTTTCAGA encodes the following:
- a CDS encoding ABC transporter permease; amino-acid sequence: MAGCGIPAGGVWFIAGAMLVGGSPANGLVFTAGFALALLIFSLAGWLGAGWCRRLANTRHLVRKLAFLNLYRHRGASLACFVTIAMGVFLISLIPQVQKGLQTEIQRPEGLKIPVFFLMDIQDDQTGDLETFMQDHPGNLENLSPMVRGRILSVNDDPFHTREDTRESSGRSRRTEHNFSYRADLDPSETIVQGPPLSSDPWKFGSQTLFEISVARSFADDHDLVIGDTMRFDIQGMVLEGRIHNIRKVRWNSFQPNFFLLFQNGVLNNAPKTWLGAVAQVPPDQRPGLKNKIVQAFPNISIIDVTQMITTLTFIADRLSISVRFMAWLAIAAGLVSIFSIARHQARRQAAQTNLLKVLGTGFGDIRRISLLEFGSLGFAAALVAVILSAGFSRAIAWYFFDSLWALDMGYLLGILILTTLICMATAVAAAGKILKTRPLMLLKKSG